A stretch of the Clostridium botulinum genome encodes the following:
- a CDS encoding permease prefix domain 1-containing protein has protein sequence MKQIDRYVNSVYRDVEDNNEDVEILKEEMKNHLLEFVEELKSQGKSESESISIAIKRFGEEKEIQNELLGIFSFINNKAKKVLICMVSFFIMTVISYSIFTIGTQFFTWKYATSNDKIYNIMSLYNKDNIDDINKDIDKIINKSKGKITSVTMRGASDNKNREFKNLKKVEYMYPKDIKYKDKNGVHYCIGQIITEKGIKYDVYIRELPTSFCIPTYINRFKNISIGFLCCFIISIIVWILIKLNENIHRKYVRYCS, from the coding sequence ATGAAGCAAATTGATAGATATGTTAATTCAGTTTATAGGGACGTGGAGGATAATAATGAAGATGTAGAAATATTAAAAGAAGAAATGAAAAATCATTTACTAGAATTTGTAGAAGAATTAAAATCTCAAGGTAAGTCTGAAAGTGAAAGTATTTCAATTGCAATTAAAAGATTTGGAGAAGAAAAAGAAATTCAAAATGAATTACTTGGTATATTTAGTTTTATAAACAATAAAGCTAAGAAAGTATTAATATGTATGGTGTCATTTTTTATAATGACAGTAATATCTTATTCTATTTTTACAATTGGAACTCAGTTTTTTACATGGAAATATGCAACTTCCAATGATAAAATATATAATATAATGAGCTTATACAATAAAGATAATATAGATGATATAAATAAAGATATTGATAAAATAATTAATAAATCTAAAGGTAAGATTACATCTGTAACTATGCGTGGTGCGTCGGATAATAAAAATAGAGAGTTCAAGAATTTAAAAAAAGTAGAATATATGTATCCTAAAGATATCAAATATAAAGATAAGAATGGTGTTCATTATTGTATTGGACAGATTATTACTGAAAAAGGTATTAAATATGATGTTTATATTAGAGAATTACCTACGTCTTTTTGTATACCTACTTATATAAACAGATTTAAAAATATATCTATTGGATTTCTTTGCTGCTTTATAATATCAATAATTGTTTGGATATTAATAAAACTTAATGAGAATATTCATCGTAAATATGTACGATATTGCTCATAG
- a CDS encoding PadR family transcriptional regulator codes for MEIDKEMVKGYIESIILSVLLNEDLYGYEISKRIRNISENTFEIKEGTMYVVLKRLEKNKFISPYWDDTKSGGGRRRYYKITEQGIEYLKNKKTQWLFFKSVVDTFYEGV; via the coding sequence ATGGAAATAGATAAAGAGATGGTAAAAGGATATATTGAAAGTATAATTTTAAGTGTATTGTTAAATGAAGATTTATATGGATATGAAATTTCAAAGCGTATAAGGAATATTAGTGAAAATACGTTTGAAATTAAAGAAGGAACTATGTATGTAGTATTAAAAAGACTCGAAAAGAATAAATTTATTTCTCCATATTGGGATGATACAAAAAGTGGTGGTGGAAGACGTAGATACTATAAAATTACTGAACAAGGTATTGAATATTTAAAGAATAAAAAGACGCAATGGTTATTCTTTAAGAGCGTTGTTGATACATTTTATGAGGGGGTATAA